The proteins below are encoded in one region of Lactuca sativa cultivar Salinas chromosome 3, Lsat_Salinas_v11, whole genome shotgun sequence:
- the LOC111906622 gene encoding probable carboxylesterase 12 has protein sequence MDSHSPDQILKEIPGLIRVYKDGRFQKLSGTDVVPAGNDSSSGVQSKDVVFSPETNIFARLYLPKTTTKKLPLLIYYHGGGFVIETAASPVYHNFLNLVAAESNVVIVSVDYRTAPEHVLPTCFDDSWEAIKWVAQHINSNGPEPWLNDYADLQHVFFSGDSAGANISHHMAIRVGLEKPGLSIFLRGIILLHPYFWGKDRIGSEDEHPWNASMEDIWTFAHPGTSGFDDPWINPDMDPKISDLGCSRVLVCVAEKDIFKHRGWYYKDILGKNGWKGNIEVIEDKGEDHVFFLFKPSAESACTLRKRICTFINDA, from the coding sequence ATGGATTCACATTCACCGGATCAAATCCTTAAAGAAATCCCCGGACTCATTCGAGTATACAAAGATGGCCGATTCCAGAAACTCTCCGGCACCGATGTTGTTCCCGCCGGCAACGATTCTTCGTCCGGCGTTCAATCCAAAGACGTCGTCTTCTCACCTGAAACCAACATCTTCGCTAGGCTTTACCTTCCCAAAACCACCACCAAAAAGCTCCCCCTTTTAATCTACTACCACGGCGGCGGATTCGTCATCGAAACCGCCGCTTCCCCCGTCTACCATAACTTCTTAAACCTCGTCGCAGCTGAATCCAACGTCGTTATAGTTTCCGTTGACTACCGAACGGCGCCGGAGCATGTCCTCCCCACCTGCTTCGACGATTCATGGGAAGCAATCAAGTGGGTCGCTCAACACATCAACAGTAATGGACCTGAGCCATGGCTTAACGACTACGCCGATCTTCAACATGTATTCTTCTCCGGCGACAGCGCAGGCGCCAATATCTCCCACCACATGGCAATCCGGGTCGGGTTAGAAAAACCGGGCTTGAGCATATTCCTACGGGGTATTATCCTGCTCCACCCGTATTTTTGGGGGAAAGATCGAATCGGGTCTGAAGATGAGCATCCATGGAATGCATCTATGGAAGATATATGGACCTTTGCTCACCCGGGAACAAGTGGGTTCGATGACCCGTGGATTAACCCGGATATGGATCCGAAAATTTCGGATCTTGGATGCTCCAGGGTACTGGTTTGTGTTGCTGAGAAAGATATATTCAAGCATAGGGGATGGTATTATAAGGATATTTTGGGTAAAAACGGGTGGAAGGGAAATATTGAGGTGATTGAGGATAAAGGGGAGGACCATGTGTTTTTCCTTTTTAAACCTTCTGCTGAGAGTGCTTGTACTTTGCGCAAGAGAATTTGTACTTTCATCAATGATGCCTAA